The Brassica rapa cultivar Chiifu-401-42 chromosome A10, CAAS_Brap_v3.01, whole genome shotgun sequence genome segment AGTTAGATCATCTCCAATCACACTCTATAAtttcctctatatttcactctaaaatagagtaactctattatagagttggatttgctccaatggttcactatataatagagttactctataatagagtgaaatatagagtattcttgttttttcactctatatttggagtaaaaaaataggattactctatatttcagtctattatagagtaattctattatagagtgaactaTTAGAACAaatttaactctataatagagttactctattttagtttaaattatagagaaaaaaatagagtgcccttggagatgctcttactaCACCATTTTAAAATGAACTAGAATAAAATCTATCTAACTTGACATATAATATTTCTAAGGAATCGGGACCCACGCTGAGACAACTGTCTTCCAACATTATCTAACCATTACATATCCAAAATGGCAGGTTAATTCACTCATCAAATCTCCCCACTTGTTCCTcaaatttaaatgtaaattatttcagaattagatatataaaaattttattttttaaaatataagaaaaagttaTTAAGATCTTCATATGCTTGATTTTGcaatatttgtatttaaaatataatattgcaaTGGTAgcgtaataaataaataaaatcatgaAGAGAGCTACTCGTTATCATAACTTCATTGCCTCTCTATATAAGCACACAAACTTCACTCTCACAATCCTTCATCACATTTACATTTTTCTCTTCCACCCCACAAAGTTAACCGgaagaggaaaataaaataaaaactaaagaaaTGATTCTCCACAAAATGGCGTTCTTGGCCgctattcttttcttctttgtaaGCAGCAGCATTCACGTTCACAGCCGCGAAACGTTTGCTTGCGATACAAAGGACGCAGCAACAGCGACACTGAGATTCTGTCAGCAGTCAGTTCCGATACCGGAGAGAGTAAAGGATTTGATCGGACGGCTGACGTTGGCCGAGAAAGTAAGCTTGTTAGGAAACACTGCGGCGGCGATTCCACGGCTAGGAatcaaagggtacgagtggtGGTCGGAGGCTTTACACGGCGTTTCAAATGTGGGTCCCGGTACTAAGTTCGCTGGGCCCTTCCCTGCGGCCACCAGTTTCCCTCAAGTCATCACCACTGCTGCTTCCTTCAATGCCTCCTTGTGGGAATCCATCGGACGGGTCAGAtcttttatctctctctctcttttatccATTAACTCAAAACACCGATCTAGCTAGCATTAAACACTTCTCAATCAATATCTTCACTGTGAAAATGACGTAAGTAATAGTGTTATTACAAATCTAACTTATTAAATTCAGTAGCGATGCTAGTATAATTTATTCGGAATACTTTCGGTGGGTCGAAATATTCTCTTCTCTCGAAATattacttatattttgatattttattttattttattgtatatgaTAGAGAATAATTAATAGATGTGATATTTTGACGGTTCTCGTGTTTTGATATGTCTGGTAGTTCATGCAAAAAAACGTAGGAACGAATCTCTTATTAGCCTACGCCATTTAAAGtaatagaaatatatttaaagTAACTTGCTTTAAATAttattcttcttttgtttttgtttgtttttatgcCTCCAATTTGTGACAAAGATCTGattctaaataaaattttattttaaacagcTGAATTGACTTATAATATATCTTGATTACTCGAATAGTATATAGAAAAGCAAAATAACAGTACGatattaaaacattaaaaaggcGAGAAAATGAAATCTGAACTTATCGTACACCTTTTGCTAAAAACGAGGCATCAAGTTGCACGACATGGTATCAACAACTTGCATAATTAGTATAGCGCATTTTATCAATGGTGATAATAATGTGACTAACTTACGCTATCAAGGGGGTGCGCAGGTTGTGTCAAATGAGGCCAGGGCCATGTATAACGGTGGAGTTGGTGGGCTTACATACTGGAGCCCAAACGTTAACATATTGCGGGACCCACGATGGGGACGTGGACAGGAAACTCCCGGTGAAGACCCTGTCCTAGCTGGTAAATACGCCGCCAGCTACGTAAGAGGTTTACAGGGAAACGACCGTAGCCGGTTGAAAGTCGCCGCCTGTTGCAAACATTTCACGGCGTACGATCTCGACAACTGGAACGGCGTCGATAGATTCCATTTCAACGCTaaggttttattttttattttctcgcttcaacttttattttaatcttAAATTTTCTCACGAGAGAATTTCACACGTGATTGTCAGGTGAGCAAGCAAGACATAGAAGACACGTTCGATGTTCCTTTCCGTATGTGTGTGAAGGAAGGAAACGTGGCGAGCATAATGTGTTCGTACAATCAAGTTAATGGCGTTCCGACATGTGCCGATCCGAACCTCCTGAAAAAGACCATACGTAACCAATGGGGTCTCAACGGGTAATTTCATGCTACGTTAGCTAAAAAAGCACTTCTATAATAAATTTGATACACATCGCTGACCGTTGACTTATATTTTGTTAACAGATACATCGTCTCCGACTGTGACTCTGTTGGTGTTCTATACGATACACAACATTACACTGGTACTCCTGAAGAAGCAGCCGCTAAATCCATCAAAGCTGGTATTTAATGGCTACAATATTGTTTCGTTTTATAATCaataaaaattgatatctaTGTAGATTGTGACCACTGACCGATATGTCTATGCATATGTAATAACTAATCATGTGTATTGTTGTAGGCTTGGATTTGGATTGTGGACCGTTCCTAGGAGCTCATACCATCGACGCCGTGAACAAAAACCTGTTGCGTGAGTCAGACGTTGACAATGCCGTAGTCAACACACTAACAGTACAAATGAGACTAGGAATGTTCGACGGCGATATAGCGACTCAGCCTTACGGACACCTTGGATCAGCACACGTTTGTACACCGGTTCACAAGGGACTAGCTCTCGAAGCAGCTCATCAAGGAATCGTCCTCCTCAAGAACCTCGGCCCGTCTCTACCTCTCTCTCGTCACCGCCACCGTACGGTAGCTGTTATCGGACCAAACTCGGACGCAACAGTCACAATGATTGGTAACTACGCAGGTATTGCTTGTGGATATACCAGTCCGGTTCAGGGTATAGCCGGTTATGCACGAACCGTTCACAACAAGGGTTGCGAAGACGTGCATTGCATGGACGATAGGTTGTTCGATGGTGCGGCTGACGCAGCTCGTGGATCTGATGCCACGGTTCTTGTGATGGGTTTGGACCAGTCTATTGAAGCTGAGTTCAAGGACAGAAACAGTTTGCTTTTGCCTGGGAAACAACAAGAGCTTATCTCTCGAGTTGCTCGGGCCTCTAAAGGCCCAGTCGTTTTAGTTTTAATGTCTGGTGGGCCTATTGATGTAACTTTCGCGGAGAAGGATCCGAAGATCTCAGCAATTGTTTGGGCCGGGTATCCGGGTCAGGAAGGCGGAAGAGCAATCGCCGATATTTTATTCGGCGCTGCTAACCCCGGAGGGAAGCTTCCGATGACGTGGTACCCGCAAGAGTACCTAACAAACTTACCGATGACCGAAATGTCTATGAGAGCAATCCGGTCCAAGCGTATACCGGGTCGAACATACCGGTTTTACGACGGTCCGGTTGTTTACCCGTTCGGTCACGGTTTGAGTTACACTCGCTTCACGCACAGCATAGCCGACGCGCCTAAGGTGATTCCAATAGCTGTACGTGGTAGAAACG includes the following:
- the LOC103844567 gene encoding probable beta-D-xylosidase 2 is translated as MILHKMAFLAAILFFFVSSSIHVHSRETFACDTKDAATATLRFCQQSVPIPERVKDLIGRLTLAEKVSLLGNTAAAIPRLGIKGYEWWSEALHGVSNVGPGTKFAGPFPAATSFPQVITTAASFNASLWESIGRVVSNEARAMYNGGVGGLTYWSPNVNILRDPRWGRGQETPGEDPVLAGKYAASYVRGLQGNDRSRLKVAACCKHFTAYDLDNWNGVDRFHFNAKVSKQDIEDTFDVPFRMCVKEGNVASIMCSYNQVNGVPTCADPNLLKKTIRNQWGLNGYIVSDCDSVGVLYDTQHYTGTPEEAAAKSIKAGLDLDCGPFLGAHTIDAVNKNLLRESDVDNAVVNTLTVQMRLGMFDGDIATQPYGHLGSAHVCTPVHKGLALEAAHQGIVLLKNLGPSLPLSRHRHRTVAVIGPNSDATVTMIGNYAGIACGYTSPVQGIAGYARTVHNKGCEDVHCMDDRLFDGAADAARGSDATVLVMGLDQSIEAEFKDRNSLLLPGKQQELISRVARASKGPVVLVLMSGGPIDVTFAEKDPKISAIVWAGYPGQEGGRAIADILFGAANPGGKLPMTWYPQEYLTNLPMTEMSMRAIRSKRIPGRTYRFYDGPVVYPFGHGLSYTRFTHSIADAPKVIPIAVRGRNGTVSGKSVRVTHARCNRLSLGVHVDIKNVGTRDGTHTMLVFSAPPSGEWAPRKQLVAFTRVHVAAGENKRVQVNIHVCKYLSVVDRAGIRRIPIGDHGIHIGDESHTVSLQASTLGVIKS